One window of the Macadamia integrifolia cultivar HAES 741 unplaced genomic scaffold, SCU_Mint_v3 scaffold542, whole genome shotgun sequence genome contains the following:
- the LOC122069182 gene encoding polygalacturonase-like: LPSKKTLFFFCSSNSHPSLSLSLSLSFVAMNFLLLLLFLLFCSAMSTPTYNVVQLGAKNDGKTDSTKAFQTAWTNACSSHRSAIIYVPQGRYLLKNVYFNGKCNNTHITINIDGTLVAPSNYNEIGNTGTWIMFKSVTGVTIRGGTLDGQGSSLWACKSAGKECPSGASSLGFSNSENIVISGLKSLNSQLFHIFVNGCKNVNFRGVTISAAGDSPNTDGIHVQLSSSVTILGANIKTGDDCISIGPGAANLWIQHISCGPGHGISIGSLGKDNQEQGVQNVTVKAVTFNGTQNGFRIKTWGRASNGFVKGVLFEGGTMKNANNPIVIDQNYCPSKEDCPGKVSGVKISHVTYSNIHGSSASEVAVKFDCSSENPCSDIRLEDVELTYGNQTAQSSCTNAGGTSYGVVNPSSCL, from the exons TTACCTTCCAAAAAAacactcttcttcttttgctctTCAAATTcccatccatctctctctctctctctctctctctcctttgtcGCAATGAACTTTCTTCTCTTACTTCTCTTCCTCTTGTTCTGCTCTGCAATGTCCACTCCAACCTACAATGTTGTTCAGTTAGGTGCCAAAAATGACGGCAAAACCGACTCGACGAAAGCATTTCAGACTGCCTGGACCAATGCTTGCAGTTCTCACCGGTCGGCCATTATATACGTCCCACAGGGAAGGTATTTGCTCAAAAACGTCTACTTTAACGGTAAGTGCAATAACACCCATATCACCATAAACATCGACGGCACCCTCGTCGCTCCATCCAACTACAATGAGATCGGCAACACTGGAACATGGATCATGTTCAAGTCCGTTACTGGTGTTACCATCCGCGGCGGAACCCTTGATGGGCAAGGCTCTTCTCTCTGGGCTTGCAAGTCCGCCGGCAAGGAGTGCCCCTCCGGAGCTTCG AGTCTAGGCTTCAGCAACTCGGAAAACATTGTAATCAGTGGATTAAAGTCATTAAATAGCCAATTGTTTCACATTTTCGTCAACGGCTGCAAGAATGTCAATTTCCGAGGGGTGACCATATCGGCGGCAGGCGACAGCCCAAACACGGATGGTATTCACGTACAGTTATCGAGCAGTGTCACGATCTTAGGAGCTAACATCAAGACCGGGGATGATTGCATCTCTATTGGGCCGGGCGCTGCAAACCTTTGGATCCAACACATTTCATGTGGTCCCGGACATGGTATCAG CATTGGAAGTCTGGGTAAGGATAATCAAGAGCAAGGCGTGCAGAACGTGACTGTTAAAGCCGTTACTTTTAATGGGACTCAAAACGGTTTCAGAATCAAAACGTGGGGAAGAGCCAGTAACGGTTTCGTAAAAGGAGTCCTTTTCGAAGGCGGCACCATGAAGAATGCCAATAATCCAATCGTTATTGACCAAAATTACTGCCCAAGCAAGGAAGATTGCCCTGGAAAG GTTTCAGGTGTTAAAATCAGTCATGTGACATATAGTAATATCCATGGTTCTTCTGCTTCGGAAGTTGCAGTGAAGTTCGACTGCAGCTCTGAGAATCCATGTAGTGATATCAGATTGGAAGATGTTGAGCTTACTTATGGTAATCAGACGGCTCAATCGTCTTGTACAAATGCTGGTGGAACATCTTATGGTGTGGTAAATCCTTCAAGCTGTTTGTAG